A window of the Gemmatimonadales bacterium genome harbors these coding sequences:
- a CDS encoding UBP-type zinc finger domain-containing protein, whose amino-acid sequence VDQCETCGTEWSLRVCATCGHVGCCESGGAHALKHVKETGHPLILSLPLTEHSFLWCYACDDYLR is encoded by the coding sequence GTGGACCAGTGCGAGACGTGTGGCACCGAGTGGTCGCTGCGGGTGTGCGCCACGTGCGGGCACGTCGGCTGCTGCGAGTCCGGCGGCGCCCACGCGCTCAAGCACGTCAAGGAAACGGGCCATCCGCTCATTCTCTCGCTGCCGTTGACGGAGCATTCGTTCCTGTGGTGCTACGCTTGCGACGACTACCTACGATGA